The Fusarium oxysporum Fo47 chromosome II, complete sequence genome includes a region encoding these proteins:
- a CDS encoding ubiquitin-conjugating enzyme/RWD-like protein, giving the protein MTSTAHRRLLQEYRALTNNPPEGITAGPISEDDLLHWECLIQGPEGTPFEGGVFPAELKFPKDYPLAPPSMKFLADVWHPNVYPSGLVCISILHPPGDDPNHYEHASERWSPIQSVEKILISVMSMLAEPNDESPANVEAAKMWRERRTEYENKVREGVRKMLGL; this is encoded by the exons ATGACGTCTACCGCCCACCGCCGCCTACTCCAAGAGTATCGCGCTCTCACCAACAACCCACCAGAAGGCATCACCGCCGGCCCCATCTCTGAAGACGATCTTCTTCACTGGGAGTGCCTTATTCAAGGCCCTGAGGGTACTCCCTTTGAGGGTGGCGTCTTTCCTGCGGAGCTCAAGTTTCCAAAGGACTATCCGCTTGCCCCGCCATCAATGAAGTTCCTCGCCGATGTGTGGCACCCCAATG TGTACCCTAGTGGTCTGGTATGCATTTCGATCCTTCACCCTCCTGGCGACGATCCCAACCATTACGAGCACGCATCCGAACGATGGTCACCTATTCAGTCTGTCGAGAAGATCCTAATCTCTGTCATGAGCATGCTCGCCGAGCCCAACGACGAGTCTCCTGCAAACGTTGAGGCAGCAAAGATGTGGCGTGAACGGCGCACCGAATACGAGAATAAGGTCCGCGAAGGTGTCCGAAAAATGCTGGGTCTATAG